In Lotus japonicus ecotype B-129 chromosome 5, LjGifu_v1.2, one genomic interval encodes:
- the LOC130716863 gene encoding uncharacterized protein LOC130716863: protein MDSDPSVLFEAENDDDTFYAEIKRQILLLTSEDNEDLQETRDSNPFSVTKGGSNISAHSSNSESSPPRSNISLWETECSVSPPVWLVNLWGKGNKGTGVFIPQAACRKNQKPGRMNNRRRKIYRQVVNKD, encoded by the exons ATGGATTCTGATCCTAGTGTTCTGTTTGAGGCAGAGAATGATGATGATACTTTCTATGCTGAGATTAAGAGGCAGATTCTGCTATTGACATCTGAAGACAACGAAGATTTGCAAGAAACCAGAGATTCAAACCCCTTTAGTGTTACTAAAGGTGGTTCAAACATTTCAGCTCATAGTTCCAACAGTGAATCATCACCACCAAGAAGCAATATTAGTTTGTGGGAAACAGAGTGCTCTGTTTCACCCCCAGTTTGGCTAGTGAATTTGTGGGGAAAAGGTAATAAAGGCACTGGAGTGTTCATTCCCCAAGCCGCATGCAGGAAAAACCAAAAGCCAG GAAGAATGAACAACAGGAGAAGGAAAATCTATAGACAAGTGgtgaataaggattga
- the LOC130716861 gene encoding transcription factor TGA2.2-like isoform X2 → MQSFQTTTESSSPLYTHSSFFLRGDDDTTQNPTLFWDIQRSFQQQDAVDLSSSCSFSPGSAFGAKSSDVAVLASNLQCATFNTNIGGGCASTGEVCIETGQEPMFQRGTIFNAVPLGNENWGDSGMADNSQQTEDTSTDVDTDDKNQCFSNVSWYNGVQQEPLVVVMDSKDQSKAKVKDEDQKTLRRLVQNREAARKSRLRKKAYVQQLENSRVRLAQMEQELQRDVSGITGDHAHSVVANGVLAFDMDYARWVDEHQHLINGIRSAINSQMVDKELHLLVDGVMAHYDELCRLKSIGAKADIFHMLSGMWKTPVERCFMWLGGYRSSELLKIVRNHLEQLTDQQLIGIYNLQQSSQQAEDALSQGMEALQQSLSETLSSTSLGPTCSGNVAEYMGQMAIAMAKLASLESFLHQADLLRQQTMHQLQRILTTNQAARALVVINDFISRLRALNSLWSACPKEY, encoded by the exons ATGCAAAGCTTCCAGACAACAACTGAATCAAGCTCACCACTCTATACtcattcttccttcttccttcg GGGAGATGATGACACCACCCAAAATCCAACGCTGTTCTGGGATATTCAACGTTCATTTCAGCAACAAGATGCTGTTGATTTAAGCTCAAGTTGCTCTTTCTCTCCAGGCTCTGCGTTTGGTGCAAAGTCGAGTGATGTTGCTGTTCTTGCAAGTAACTTGCAGTGTGCGACATTCAACACT AACATTGGTGGAGGGTGTGCTTCAACAGGGGAAGTGTGCATTGAAACAGGGCAAGAGCCAATGTTTCAGAGAGGAACCATTTTTAACGCCGTGCCGCTGGGGAACGAGAATTGGGGTGATTCAGGCATGGCTGATAACAGTCAACAAACTGAAGATACCTCCACTGATGTTGATACTGATGATAAAAACCAA TGTTTCTCTAACGTGTCTTGGTACAATGGAGTTCAGCAAGAGCCACTTGTTGTAGTTATGGACTCCAAGGATCAAAGTAAGGCTAAGGTTAAAGATGAAGACCAGAAG ACTCTTCGTAGACTGGTCCAGAATAGGGAGGCTGCAAGGAAGAGTCGATTAAGGAAAAAG GCATATGTGCAGCAATTGGAGAACAGTAGAGTTAGGCTTGCTCAAATGGAGCAAGAGCTCCAAAGA GATGTGTCAGGAATTACAGGGGATCATGCTCACTCAGTTGTTGCAAATG GTGTTTTAGCATTCGACATGGACTATGCTCGGTGGGTTGATGAGCATCAACATCTGATTAATGGCATAAGATCAGCCATAAACTCTCAAATGGTTGATAAGGAGCTGCATCTTCTGGTTGATGGAGTCATGGCACATTATGATGAATTATGTAGGTTGAAGAGTATAGGTGCTAAGGCTGATATATTTCACATGCTTTCTGGGATGTGGAAGACACCTGTAGAAAGATGCTTCATGTGGCTTGGTGGATACCGTTCATCTGAACTTCTCAAG ATCGTTAGGAACCATCTTGAGCAGTTAACCGATCAGCAGCTGATAGGCATTTACAATCTGCAACAGTCTTCTCAGCAAGCCGAGGATGCTTTATCTCAAGGGATGGAAGCATTGCAACAATCTCTTTCAGAAACACTTTCCTCCACATCCCTAGGGCCTACTTGTTCTGGAAATGTTGCTGAGTACATGGGGCAAATGGCTATTGCAATGGCCAAGCTTGCCTCACTAGAGAGTTTCCTTCATCAG GCTGACCTGTTGAGGCAACAAACCATGCATCAGTTGCAGCGAATTTTGACGACGAACCAAGCTGCTCGGGCTCTCGTTGTCATAAATGATTTCATTTCACGACTTCGGGCACTTAATTCATTATGGTCAGCTTGCCCTAAAGAGTACTAG
- the LOC130716861 gene encoding transcription factor TGA2.2-like isoform X1, whose amino-acid sequence MQSFQTTTESSSPLYTHSSFFLRGDDDTTQNPTLFWDIQRSFQQQDAVDLSSSCSFSPGSAFGAKSSDVAVLASNLQCATFNTNIGGGCASTGEVCIETGQEPMFQRGTIFNAVPLGNENWGDSGMADNSQQTEDTSTDVDTDDKNQCFSNVSWYNGVQQEPLVVVMDSKDQSKAKVKDEDQKTLRRLVQNREAARKSRLRKKAYVQQLENSRVRLAQMEQELQRVRQQDVSGITGDHAHSVVANGVLAFDMDYARWVDEHQHLINGIRSAINSQMVDKELHLLVDGVMAHYDELCRLKSIGAKADIFHMLSGMWKTPVERCFMWLGGYRSSELLKIVRNHLEQLTDQQLIGIYNLQQSSQQAEDALSQGMEALQQSLSETLSSTSLGPTCSGNVAEYMGQMAIAMAKLASLESFLHQADLLRQQTMHQLQRILTTNQAARALVVINDFISRLRALNSLWSACPKEY is encoded by the exons ATGCAAAGCTTCCAGACAACAACTGAATCAAGCTCACCACTCTATACtcattcttccttcttccttcg GGGAGATGATGACACCACCCAAAATCCAACGCTGTTCTGGGATATTCAACGTTCATTTCAGCAACAAGATGCTGTTGATTTAAGCTCAAGTTGCTCTTTCTCTCCAGGCTCTGCGTTTGGTGCAAAGTCGAGTGATGTTGCTGTTCTTGCAAGTAACTTGCAGTGTGCGACATTCAACACT AACATTGGTGGAGGGTGTGCTTCAACAGGGGAAGTGTGCATTGAAACAGGGCAAGAGCCAATGTTTCAGAGAGGAACCATTTTTAACGCCGTGCCGCTGGGGAACGAGAATTGGGGTGATTCAGGCATGGCTGATAACAGTCAACAAACTGAAGATACCTCCACTGATGTTGATACTGATGATAAAAACCAA TGTTTCTCTAACGTGTCTTGGTACAATGGAGTTCAGCAAGAGCCACTTGTTGTAGTTATGGACTCCAAGGATCAAAGTAAGGCTAAGGTTAAAGATGAAGACCAGAAG ACTCTTCGTAGACTGGTCCAGAATAGGGAGGCTGCAAGGAAGAGTCGATTAAGGAAAAAG GCATATGTGCAGCAATTGGAGAACAGTAGAGTTAGGCTTGCTCAAATGGAGCAAGAGCTCCAAAGAGTACGTCAGCAG GATGTGTCAGGAATTACAGGGGATCATGCTCACTCAGTTGTTGCAAATG GTGTTTTAGCATTCGACATGGACTATGCTCGGTGGGTTGATGAGCATCAACATCTGATTAATGGCATAAGATCAGCCATAAACTCTCAAATGGTTGATAAGGAGCTGCATCTTCTGGTTGATGGAGTCATGGCACATTATGATGAATTATGTAGGTTGAAGAGTATAGGTGCTAAGGCTGATATATTTCACATGCTTTCTGGGATGTGGAAGACACCTGTAGAAAGATGCTTCATGTGGCTTGGTGGATACCGTTCATCTGAACTTCTCAAG ATCGTTAGGAACCATCTTGAGCAGTTAACCGATCAGCAGCTGATAGGCATTTACAATCTGCAACAGTCTTCTCAGCAAGCCGAGGATGCTTTATCTCAAGGGATGGAAGCATTGCAACAATCTCTTTCAGAAACACTTTCCTCCACATCCCTAGGGCCTACTTGTTCTGGAAATGTTGCTGAGTACATGGGGCAAATGGCTATTGCAATGGCCAAGCTTGCCTCACTAGAGAGTTTCCTTCATCAG GCTGACCTGTTGAGGCAACAAACCATGCATCAGTTGCAGCGAATTTTGACGACGAACCAAGCTGCTCGGGCTCTCGTTGTCATAAATGATTTCATTTCACGACTTCGGGCACTTAATTCATTATGGTCAGCTTGCCCTAAAGAGTACTAG
- the LOC130716860 gene encoding uncharacterized protein LOC130716860, producing MMDSPSSSSSEFASIATANQSLARSRRSGDGSGSEVAVVEESRPWHDVFWLGIFVIHLIGLGFLLGVLGLNRFEQENRLNIDKYTSRFSENEAGLTETYWPLYAAAAGVGTVLGWIWLLLLGSQATQMMKFSVHILTTYLAVISVLCFWAKQIFWGVAFGIGASLQFLYVISVVDRLPFTMLVLQKAVKMVWSLPEVMRVSYAFMLVVLLWMVLWSFGAAGVVASSMGDGGRWWLLVVFSVSLFWTGAVLCNTVHVIVSGMVFLVLLHGGREAASIPANSLKKSLQSSLTTSFGSICYGSLFTAAIRTLRWEIRGIRSKIGNNECLLCFVDFLFHLVETLVRFFNKYAYVQIAVNGKSFNHSARDAWELFQSTGVEALVAYDCSGAVLLMGTIFGGLITGTCSGIWAWVKWSDRVIMIGSTSMLMGMVLVGLAMVVVESAVTSIYICYAEDPLLIHRWDADFFNQISETLHERLQYRSARGREVLTHSRLQENASI from the exons ATGATGGATtctccctcttcctcttcctctgagtTTGCTTCCATAGCCACAGCCAATCAG AGTCTAGCGAGAAGTCGGAGAAGTGGCGATGGCAGTGGTAGTGAAGTGGCGGTGGTGGAAGAATCGCGGCCGTGGCATGATGTTTTCTGGTTAGGAATATTTGTAATCCATTTGATTGGGCTGGGGTTCCTTCTAGGGGTTCTTGGCCTTAACAGATTTGAGCAAGAGAATAGACTTAACATTGATAAGTACACGTCTCGGTTCTCTGAGAATGAGGCTGGGTTGACGGAGACTTACTGGCCGCTCTATGCCGCTGCTGCTGGGGTTGGGACTGTTCTTGGATGgatttggttgttgttgttgggttCCCAGGCTACTCAAATGATGAAGTTTTCTGTCCACATCCTCACCACTTATCTTGCTGTCATCAGTGTTCTGTGTTTCTGGGCTAAGCAGATTTTCTGGGGGGTTGCTTTTGGTATTGGAGCTTCTCTGCAGTTCTTGTATGTCATATCCGTCGTAGACAG ACTTCCATTTACAATGTTAGTTCTGCAAAAAGCTGTGAAGATGGTTTGGAGTCTTCCTGAGGTTATGAGAGTGTCATACGCATTTATGCTTGTTGTGCTTTTATGGATGGTGTTATGGTCATTTGGAGCAGCAGGTGTTGTGGCTTCAAGCATGGGTGATGGCGGACGCTGGTGGCTTCTTGTG GTTTTCTCTGTAAGCTTATTTTGGACAGGCGCAGTACTCTGTAATACTGTACATGTTATAGTGTCTGGGATGGTGTTTCTTGTTCTTCTCCATGGCGGTAGAGAGGCAGCATCGATTCCTGCTAACTCCTTAAAGAAATCTTTACAGTCTTCTTTAACAACATCTTTTGGCAGCATTTGCTATGGCTCGTTATTTACTGCTGCtattaggacactacggtgggaG atTCGTGGAATTCGGTCAAAGATTGGCAATAATGAGTGTTTGCTTTGCTTTGTTGATTTCCTTTTCCATCTTGTGGAGACTCTTGTTCGTTTTTTTAACAAGTATGCCTATGTTCAG ATTGCTGTTAATGGCAAAAGCTTCAACCATTCCGCTAGAGATGCGTGGGAGTTATTCCAGTCAACTGGAGTTGAAGCTCTTGTGGCCTATGATTGTTCAGGTGCTGTCCTGCTCATGGGCACCATTTTTGGTGGGCTGATAACTGGAACTTGCTCTGGGATTTGGGCATGGGTTAAATGGAGTGACAGAGTTATTATGATTGGGTCCACGTCCATGCTGATGGGGATGGTACTG GTTGGGTTGGCAATGGTAGTGGTGGAAAGTGCTGTTACATCCATATATATCTGCTATGCAGAAGACCCCTTATTGATTCATAGATGGGACGCTGACTTTTTCAACCAGATTTCTGAGACACTGCATGAACGACTTCAATATAGGAGTGCTCGAGGAAGGGAAGTTTTGACCCACTCGCGGCTCCAAGAAAACGCCTCTATTTGA
- the LOC130716862 gene encoding probable carboxylesterase 17: MAALTSSLSHNPQYTRKDYKHHSPSVVEEIEGLIKVHNDGHVERPQIVPCVTSALTPELNVNSRDMVIDNVTNTWARFYVPISQKKLPLMVYFHGGGFCVGSAAWSCYHDFLARLAAKVGCLIMSVNYRLAPENPLPAPYDDGLKALMWVKQQVLHQYKGSEWWTAKCNFSSVYLAGDSAGANIAYYVATRLAACEGAALRPLNLKGLILIQPFFGGEVRTVSEKCMAQSPGSALNLAASDTYWRLALPSGAGRDHPWCNPLVRGSLKLEELKLFPTLVCVSEMDILKDRNLKLCDALVKAGKRVECVVFKGVGHAFQILSKSQVSKIRAHEMMARVKSFMCL; this comes from the exons ATGGCTGCTCTCACCTCAAGTCTAAGCCATAACCCACAATACACCAGAAAAGACTACAAACACCATAGTCCTTCTGTGGTTGAGGAAATTGAAGGCCTTATCAAAGTACACAATGATGGACATGTGGAAAGACCTCAAATTGTTCCATGTGTCACTTCTGCTTTAACCCCAGAGCTGAATGTGAATTCAAGAGACATGGTCATTGACAATGTTACAAACACTTGGGCACGTTTCTATGTTCCAATTAGCCAAAAGAAGCTACCTTTAATGGTTTATTTTCATGGGGGTGGCTTCTGTGTTGGCTCTGCAGCTTGGAGTTGCTACCATGATTTCCTTGCTAGGCTAGCTGCTAAAGTGGGGTGTTTGATTATGTCAGTGAATTATAGATTGGCCCCAGAGAACCCTCTCCCAGCTCCTTATGATGATGGGTTAAAGGCTCTAATGTGGGTGAAACAACAGGTGCTACATCAATACAAGGGTAGTGAATGGTGGACAGCAAAATGCAACTTTTCTAGTGTCTACTTGGCAGGGGACAGTGCTGGTGCTAACATAGCTTACTATGTTGCCACAAGGCTAGCTGCATGTGAAG GTGCTGCTTTAAGGCCTTTGAATTTAAAGGGTCTCATTTTGATACAACCTTTTTTTGGTGGTGAAGTCAGAACAGTCTCAGAGAAATGCATGGCACAATCACCAGGCTCTGCTTTGAACTTGGCAGCTTCTGATACTTACTGGCGCTTGGCACTACCATCTGGTGCTGGTCGTGATCATCCATGGTGCAATCCATTGGTTAGAGGGTCCCTGAAATTGGAGGAATTGAAGCTCTTTCCAACCTTGGTGTGTGTCTCAGAGATGGACATATTGAAGGATAGGAACTTGAAGCTGTGTGATGCTCTAGTAAAAGCTGGTAAAAGAGTTGAGTGTGTGGTTTTCAAAGGTGTTGGACATGCATTTCAGATTCTAAGCAAATCTCAGGTGTCAAAGATCAGAGCCCATGAAATGATGGCTCGTGTGAAGTCCTTCATGTGTCTCTGA
- the LOC130716861 gene encoding transcription factor TGA2.2-like isoform X3 — protein sequence MQSFQTTTESSSPLYTHSSFFLRGDDDTTQNPTLFWDIQRSFQQQDAVDLSSSCSFSPGSAFGAKSSDVAVLASNLQCATFNTNIGGGCASTGEVCIETGQEPMFQRGTIFNAVPLGNENWGDSGMADNSQQTEDTSTDVDTDDKNQQEPLVVVMDSKDQSKAKVKDEDQKTLRRLVQNREAARKSRLRKKAYVQQLENSRVRLAQMEQELQRVRQQDVSGITGDHAHSVVANGVLAFDMDYARWVDEHQHLINGIRSAINSQMVDKELHLLVDGVMAHYDELCRLKSIGAKADIFHMLSGMWKTPVERCFMWLGGYRSSELLKIVRNHLEQLTDQQLIGIYNLQQSSQQAEDALSQGMEALQQSLSETLSSTSLGPTCSGNVAEYMGQMAIAMAKLASLESFLHQADLLRQQTMHQLQRILTTNQAARALVVINDFISRLRALNSLWSACPKEY from the exons ATGCAAAGCTTCCAGACAACAACTGAATCAAGCTCACCACTCTATACtcattcttccttcttccttcg GGGAGATGATGACACCACCCAAAATCCAACGCTGTTCTGGGATATTCAACGTTCATTTCAGCAACAAGATGCTGTTGATTTAAGCTCAAGTTGCTCTTTCTCTCCAGGCTCTGCGTTTGGTGCAAAGTCGAGTGATGTTGCTGTTCTTGCAAGTAACTTGCAGTGTGCGACATTCAACACT AACATTGGTGGAGGGTGTGCTTCAACAGGGGAAGTGTGCATTGAAACAGGGCAAGAGCCAATGTTTCAGAGAGGAACCATTTTTAACGCCGTGCCGCTGGGGAACGAGAATTGGGGTGATTCAGGCATGGCTGATAACAGTCAACAAACTGAAGATACCTCCACTGATGTTGATACTGATGATAAAAACCAA CAAGAGCCACTTGTTGTAGTTATGGACTCCAAGGATCAAAGTAAGGCTAAGGTTAAAGATGAAGACCAGAAG ACTCTTCGTAGACTGGTCCAGAATAGGGAGGCTGCAAGGAAGAGTCGATTAAGGAAAAAG GCATATGTGCAGCAATTGGAGAACAGTAGAGTTAGGCTTGCTCAAATGGAGCAAGAGCTCCAAAGAGTACGTCAGCAG GATGTGTCAGGAATTACAGGGGATCATGCTCACTCAGTTGTTGCAAATG GTGTTTTAGCATTCGACATGGACTATGCTCGGTGGGTTGATGAGCATCAACATCTGATTAATGGCATAAGATCAGCCATAAACTCTCAAATGGTTGATAAGGAGCTGCATCTTCTGGTTGATGGAGTCATGGCACATTATGATGAATTATGTAGGTTGAAGAGTATAGGTGCTAAGGCTGATATATTTCACATGCTTTCTGGGATGTGGAAGACACCTGTAGAAAGATGCTTCATGTGGCTTGGTGGATACCGTTCATCTGAACTTCTCAAG ATCGTTAGGAACCATCTTGAGCAGTTAACCGATCAGCAGCTGATAGGCATTTACAATCTGCAACAGTCTTCTCAGCAAGCCGAGGATGCTTTATCTCAAGGGATGGAAGCATTGCAACAATCTCTTTCAGAAACACTTTCCTCCACATCCCTAGGGCCTACTTGTTCTGGAAATGTTGCTGAGTACATGGGGCAAATGGCTATTGCAATGGCCAAGCTTGCCTCACTAGAGAGTTTCCTTCATCAG GCTGACCTGTTGAGGCAACAAACCATGCATCAGTTGCAGCGAATTTTGACGACGAACCAAGCTGCTCGGGCTCTCGTTGTCATAAATGATTTCATTTCACGACTTCGGGCACTTAATTCATTATGGTCAGCTTGCCCTAAAGAGTACTAG